The following coding sequences lie in one Glycine max cultivar Williams 82 chromosome 19, Glycine_max_v4.0, whole genome shotgun sequence genomic window:
- the LOC100810733 gene encoding sister chromatid cohesion 1 protein 2 isoform X2: protein MSKANLSRLRSDPVRIAAFCFKNLKRTEVLDTDISSAVDKILQEMDVVSYRVLGYLLVGIIRIFSKKVEYVLEDCNEVLIKINKFVVNKEGIVRVETLRMPVTIPDRLELDVFELDELENVDRGHTAPPEEITLRDKENVCKTEGFGLFSHEKFEEFDVAENTSSFDQDIVGNAFLSKLLNMMDIEVSPQNSPTDLLLESWDKFQSSISAFQEKVPIEDERLSVIPPKSKNLDATPQSKFQGVGRPKQDSATPESMHVSTPAVREQPPFSRKRRVGLDRMIVLSNKAVIKNIKSAKDLVRFPFPRESRRTLLNAHCVQRQRESPISSLPNRFYEPLLPCSSSELQLLFSKKKMKLPNSLKIVETPGNLDVPESPIAGTPLSPSQSSDSLEIEETRRVLDVPESQASGFPKHKATDSQTPPLSQHENIEIESLETNEVPNLMDEETNSRGTNESELSGWSGRTREVASCLHQSFLHARKQREDTVNFSQVFGGRARKESALLFYEVLVLKTTGYVDVEQNKAYGDIAISRLPKLDQTFLFDGLLE, encoded by the exons ACAAGATTTTGCAAGAAATGGATGTTGTATCCTATAGAGTGCTTGGCTATCTTCTTGTTGGCATTATAAGAATATTCTCTAAAAAGGTTGAATATGTGCTTGAGGATTGCAATGAGGTTCtcattaaaatcaataaatttgtggTCAACAAAGAAGGCATTGTCCGTGTGGAAACCTTGCGCATGCCTGTTACTATACCAGACAGATTAGAGTTGGATGTTTTTGAGTTAGATGAACTTGAAAATGTTGACAG AGGCCACACTGCTCCTCCGGAGGAAATTACGCTTAGAGACAAAG AAAATGTGTGTAAAACAGAGGGATTTGGGCTGTTTTCTCACGAGAAG TTTGAGGAGTTTGATGTTGCTGAAAATACCAGCTCTTTTGATCAAGATATAGTGGGAAA tgctTTTCTATCTAAACTGTTGAATATGATGGACATCGAAGTTTCTCCACAAAATAGTCCAACTGATTTACTCCTGGAAAGCTGGGATAAATTTCAAAGCAGCATATCTGCCTTTCAAGAAAAGGTTCCGATTGAAGATGAAAGGCTTAGTGTTATTCCACCAAAGTCAAAAAATCTTGATGCAACTCCTCAGTCTAAGTTTCAAGGCGTTGGAAGACCAAAACAAG ATTCTGCTACACCAGAGTCAATGCATGTTTCTACACCAGCTGTGAGGGAACAGCCTCCCTTTTCAAGGAAAAGAAGAGTTGGCCTTGATAGAATGATTGTCCTGTCTAACAA GGCAGTTATAAAGAACATAAAGAGTGCAAAAGACTTAGTACGTTTCCCTTTCCCAAGAGAATCCCGCCGTACTTTACTTAATGCACACTGTGTGCAGAGACAGAGAGAATCTCCAATTTCCAGTCTTCCTAATAGATTCTACGAGCCTTTGCTTCCTT GTTCTTCCTCTGAGCTTCAACTCCTATtctctaaaaagaaaatgaaattaccTAATTCCCTTAAGATTGTGGAAACTCCAGGGAATTTAGATGTGCCAGAATCTCCAATTGCTGGCACTCCACTAAGCCCTTCTCAATCCTCAGATTCCCTTGAAATTGAGGAAACTCGAAGGGTGTTAGATGTACCTGAGTCTCAGGCTTCTGGCTTTCCAAAGCATAAAGCAACTGATTCACAGACTCCTCCTTTGAGTCAACATGAAAACATAGAGATAGAATCTCTAGAAACGAATGAAGTGCCTAATTTGATGGATGAG GAAACAAATTCACGTGGAACAAATGAATCAGAATTAT CTGGGTGGTCTGGTCGAACCAG GGAAGTTGCAAGTTGTTTGCATCAGAGTTTTCTACAtgcaagaaaacaaagagaggACACCGTAAACTTTTCACAAGTTTTTGGAGGCCGAGCACGGAAAGAATCTGCACTGCTGTTTTATGAAGTACTG GTTTTGAAAACTACAGGCTATGTAGATGTGGAGCAAAACAAAGCTTATGGTGATATTGCAATATCTAGACTCCCTAAATTAGatcaaacttttttatttgatgGTCTATTAGAATGA
- the LOC100810733 gene encoding sister chromatid cohesion 1 protein 2 isoform X1 → MSKANLSRLRSDPVRIAAFCFKNLKRTEVLDTDISSAVDKILQEMDVVSYRVLGYLLVGIIRIFSKKVEYVLEDCNEVLIKINKFVVNKEGIVRVETLRMPVTIPDRLELDVFELDELENVDRGHTAPPEEITLRDKENVCKTEGFGLFSHEKFEEFDVAENTSSFDQDIVGNAFLSKLLNMMDIEVSPQNSPTDLLLESWDKFQSSISAFQEKVPIEDERLSVIPPKSKNLDATPQSKFQGVGRPKQDSATPESMHVSTPAVREQPPFSRKRRVGLDRMIVLSNKAVIKNIKSAKDLVRFPFPRESRRTLLNAHCVQRQRESPISSLPNRFYEPLLPCSSSELQLLFSKKKMKLPNSLKIVETPGNLDVPESPIAGTPLSPSQSSDSLEIEETRRVLDVPESQASGFPKHKATDSQTPPLSQHENIEIESLETNEVPNLMDEETNSRGTNESELLAGWSGRTREVASCLHQSFLHARKQREDTVNFSQVFGGRARKESALLFYEVLVLKTTGYVDVEQNKAYGDIAISRLPKLDQTFLFDGLLE, encoded by the exons ACAAGATTTTGCAAGAAATGGATGTTGTATCCTATAGAGTGCTTGGCTATCTTCTTGTTGGCATTATAAGAATATTCTCTAAAAAGGTTGAATATGTGCTTGAGGATTGCAATGAGGTTCtcattaaaatcaataaatttgtggTCAACAAAGAAGGCATTGTCCGTGTGGAAACCTTGCGCATGCCTGTTACTATACCAGACAGATTAGAGTTGGATGTTTTTGAGTTAGATGAACTTGAAAATGTTGACAG AGGCCACACTGCTCCTCCGGAGGAAATTACGCTTAGAGACAAAG AAAATGTGTGTAAAACAGAGGGATTTGGGCTGTTTTCTCACGAGAAG TTTGAGGAGTTTGATGTTGCTGAAAATACCAGCTCTTTTGATCAAGATATAGTGGGAAA tgctTTTCTATCTAAACTGTTGAATATGATGGACATCGAAGTTTCTCCACAAAATAGTCCAACTGATTTACTCCTGGAAAGCTGGGATAAATTTCAAAGCAGCATATCTGCCTTTCAAGAAAAGGTTCCGATTGAAGATGAAAGGCTTAGTGTTATTCCACCAAAGTCAAAAAATCTTGATGCAACTCCTCAGTCTAAGTTTCAAGGCGTTGGAAGACCAAAACAAG ATTCTGCTACACCAGAGTCAATGCATGTTTCTACACCAGCTGTGAGGGAACAGCCTCCCTTTTCAAGGAAAAGAAGAGTTGGCCTTGATAGAATGATTGTCCTGTCTAACAA GGCAGTTATAAAGAACATAAAGAGTGCAAAAGACTTAGTACGTTTCCCTTTCCCAAGAGAATCCCGCCGTACTTTACTTAATGCACACTGTGTGCAGAGACAGAGAGAATCTCCAATTTCCAGTCTTCCTAATAGATTCTACGAGCCTTTGCTTCCTT GTTCTTCCTCTGAGCTTCAACTCCTATtctctaaaaagaaaatgaaattaccTAATTCCCTTAAGATTGTGGAAACTCCAGGGAATTTAGATGTGCCAGAATCTCCAATTGCTGGCACTCCACTAAGCCCTTCTCAATCCTCAGATTCCCTTGAAATTGAGGAAACTCGAAGGGTGTTAGATGTACCTGAGTCTCAGGCTTCTGGCTTTCCAAAGCATAAAGCAACTGATTCACAGACTCCTCCTTTGAGTCAACATGAAAACATAGAGATAGAATCTCTAGAAACGAATGAAGTGCCTAATTTGATGGATGAG GAAACAAATTCACGTGGAACAAATGAATCAGAATTAT taGCTGGGTGGTCTGGTCGAACCAG GGAAGTTGCAAGTTGTTTGCATCAGAGTTTTCTACAtgcaagaaaacaaagagaggACACCGTAAACTTTTCACAAGTTTTTGGAGGCCGAGCACGGAAAGAATCTGCACTGCTGTTTTATGAAGTACTG GTTTTGAAAACTACAGGCTATGTAGATGTGGAGCAAAACAAAGCTTATGGTGATATTGCAATATCTAGACTCCCTAAATTAGatcaaacttttttatttgatgGTCTATTAGAATGA